One genomic segment of Equus przewalskii isolate Varuska chromosome 13, EquPr2, whole genome shotgun sequence includes these proteins:
- the SEPTIN8 gene encoding septin-8 isoform X22 yields the protein MNTLFNTTFETEEASHHEECVRLRPQTYDLQESNVQLKLTIVDAVGFGDQINKDESYRPIVDYIDAQFENYLQEELKIRRSLFDYHDTRIHVCLYFITPTGHSLKSLDLVTMKKLDSKVNIIPIIAKADTISKSELHKFKIKIMGELVSNGVQIYQFPTDDEAVAEINAVMNAHLPFAVVGSTEEVKVGNKLVRARQYPWGVVQVENENHCDFVKLREMLIRVNMEDLREQTHSRHYELYRRCKLEEMGFQDSDGDSQPFSLQETYEAKRKEFLSELQRKEEEMRQMFVNKVKETELELKEKERELHEKFEHLKRVHQEEKRKVEEKRRELEEETNAFNRRKDAVEALQSQALHATSQQPLRKDKDKKN from the exons ATGAACACGCTCTTCAACACGACCTTCGAGACCGAGGAAGCCAGTCACCATGAGGAGTGTGTGCGCCTGCGGCCCCAGACCTACGACCTCCAAGAGAGCAATGTGCAGCTCAAGCTGACCATCGTGGATGCTGTGGGCTTCGGGGATCAGATCAATAAGGATGAGAG TTACAGGCCTATAGTCGACTACATCGATGCGCAGTTTGAAAACTATCTGCAGGAGGAGCTGAAGATCCGCCGCTCACTCTTTGACTACCATGACACCAGGATCCACGTATGCCTCTACTTCATCACGCCCACAGGGCACTCCCTCAAGTCCCTAGATCTGGTGACCATGAAGAAGCTAGATAGCAAG GTGAACATCATTCCCATCATTGCCAAGGCTGACACCATCTCCAAGAGTGAGCTCCACAAGTTCAAGATCAAGATCATGGGCGAGCTAGTCAGCAATGGAGTCCAGATCTACCAGTTTCCCACTGATGATGAGGCTGTTGCAGAGATTAATGCAGTCATGAAT GCACACCTGCCCTTTGCCGTGGTGGGCAGCACCGAGGAGGTGAAGGTGGGGAACAAGCTGGTCCGAGCACGGCAGTACCCTTGGGGAGTGGTGCAGG TGGAGAATGAGAATCACTGCGACTTCGTCAAGCTCCGGGAGATGCTGATCCGGGTGAACATGGAGGACCTCCGTGAGCAGACCCACAGTCGGCACTATGAGCTCTACCGGCGCTGCAAATTGGAGGAGATGGGCTTCCAGGACAGTGACGGTGACAGCCAGCCCTTCAG CCTACAGGAGACATATGAGGCCAAGAGGAAGGAGTTCCTGAGTGAgctgcagaggaaggaggaagagatgaggCAGATGTTCGTCAACAAAGTGAAGGAGACGGAGCTGGAgttgaaggagaaggaaagggag CTCCACGAGAAGTTTGAGCACCTGAAGCGGGTCCACCAGGAGGAGAAGCGCAAGGTGGAGGAAAAGCGCCGGGAACTGGAGGAGGAGACCAATGCCTTCAACCGCAGGAAGGATGCGGTGGAGGCCCTTCAGTCTCAGGCCTTGCACGCCACCTCGCAGCAGCCCCTGAGGAAGGACAAGGACAAGAAGAA
- the SEPTIN8 gene encoding septin-8 isoform X23, whose product MNTLFNTTFETEEASHHEECVRLRPQTYDLQESNVQLKLTIVDAVGFGDQINKDERPIVDYIDAQFENYLQEELKIRRSLFDYHDTRIHVCLYFITPTGHSLKSLDLVTMKKLDSKVNIIPIIAKADTISKSELHKFKIKIMGELVSNGVQIYQFPTDDEAVAEINAVMNAHLPFAVVGSTEEVKVGNKLVRARQYPWGVVQVENENHCDFVKLREMLIRVNMEDLREQTHSRHYELYRRCKLEEMGFQDSDGDSQPFSLQETYEAKRKEFLSELQRKEEEMRQMFVNKVKETELELKEKERELHEKFEHLKRVHQEEKRKVEEKRRELEEETNAFNRRKDAVEALQSQALHATSQQPLRKDKDKKN is encoded by the exons ATGAACACGCTCTTCAACACGACCTTCGAGACCGAGGAAGCCAGTCACCATGAGGAGTGTGTGCGCCTGCGGCCCCAGACCTACGACCTCCAAGAGAGCAATGTGCAGCTCAAGCTGACCATCGTGGATGCTGTGGGCTTCGGGGATCAGATCAATAAGGATGAGAG GCCTATAGTCGACTACATCGATGCGCAGTTTGAAAACTATCTGCAGGAGGAGCTGAAGATCCGCCGCTCACTCTTTGACTACCATGACACCAGGATCCACGTATGCCTCTACTTCATCACGCCCACAGGGCACTCCCTCAAGTCCCTAGATCTGGTGACCATGAAGAAGCTAGATAGCAAG GTGAACATCATTCCCATCATTGCCAAGGCTGACACCATCTCCAAGAGTGAGCTCCACAAGTTCAAGATCAAGATCATGGGCGAGCTAGTCAGCAATGGAGTCCAGATCTACCAGTTTCCCACTGATGATGAGGCTGTTGCAGAGATTAATGCAGTCATGAAT GCACACCTGCCCTTTGCCGTGGTGGGCAGCACCGAGGAGGTGAAGGTGGGGAACAAGCTGGTCCGAGCACGGCAGTACCCTTGGGGAGTGGTGCAGG TGGAGAATGAGAATCACTGCGACTTCGTCAAGCTCCGGGAGATGCTGATCCGGGTGAACATGGAGGACCTCCGTGAGCAGACCCACAGTCGGCACTATGAGCTCTACCGGCGCTGCAAATTGGAGGAGATGGGCTTCCAGGACAGTGACGGTGACAGCCAGCCCTTCAG CCTACAGGAGACATATGAGGCCAAGAGGAAGGAGTTCCTGAGTGAgctgcagaggaaggaggaagagatgaggCAGATGTTCGTCAACAAAGTGAAGGAGACGGAGCTGGAgttgaaggagaaggaaagggag CTCCACGAGAAGTTTGAGCACCTGAAGCGGGTCCACCAGGAGGAGAAGCGCAAGGTGGAGGAAAAGCGCCGGGAACTGGAGGAGGAGACCAATGCCTTCAACCGCAGGAAGGATGCGGTGGAGGCCCTTCAGTCTCAGGCCTTGCACGCCACCTCGCAGCAGCCCCTGAGGAAGGACAAGGACAAGAAGAA
- the SEPTIN8 gene encoding septin-8 isoform X20 encodes MNTLFNTTFETEEASHHEECVRLRPQTYDLQESNVQLKLTIVDAVGFGDQINKDESYRPIVDYIDAQFENYLQEELKIRRSLFDYHDTRIHVCLYFITPTGHSLKSLDLVTMKKLDSKVNIIPIIAKADTISKSELHKFKIKIMGELVSNGVQIYQFPTDDEAVAEINAVMNAHLPFAVVGSTEEVKVGNKLVRARQYPWGVVQVENENHCDFVKLREMLIRVNMEDLREQTHSRHYELYRRCKLEEMGFQDSDGDSQPFSLQETYEAKRKEFLSELQRKEEEMRQMFVNKVKETELELKEKERELHEKFEHLKRVHQEEKRKVEEKRRELEEETNAFNRRKDAVEALQSQALHATSQQPLRKDKDKKKASGWSSIYSVTIP; translated from the exons ATGAACACGCTCTTCAACACGACCTTCGAGACCGAGGAAGCCAGTCACCATGAGGAGTGTGTGCGCCTGCGGCCCCAGACCTACGACCTCCAAGAGAGCAATGTGCAGCTCAAGCTGACCATCGTGGATGCTGTGGGCTTCGGGGATCAGATCAATAAGGATGAGAG TTACAGGCCTATAGTCGACTACATCGATGCGCAGTTTGAAAACTATCTGCAGGAGGAGCTGAAGATCCGCCGCTCACTCTTTGACTACCATGACACCAGGATCCACGTATGCCTCTACTTCATCACGCCCACAGGGCACTCCCTCAAGTCCCTAGATCTGGTGACCATGAAGAAGCTAGATAGCAAG GTGAACATCATTCCCATCATTGCCAAGGCTGACACCATCTCCAAGAGTGAGCTCCACAAGTTCAAGATCAAGATCATGGGCGAGCTAGTCAGCAATGGAGTCCAGATCTACCAGTTTCCCACTGATGATGAGGCTGTTGCAGAGATTAATGCAGTCATGAAT GCACACCTGCCCTTTGCCGTGGTGGGCAGCACCGAGGAGGTGAAGGTGGGGAACAAGCTGGTCCGAGCACGGCAGTACCCTTGGGGAGTGGTGCAGG TGGAGAATGAGAATCACTGCGACTTCGTCAAGCTCCGGGAGATGCTGATCCGGGTGAACATGGAGGACCTCCGTGAGCAGACCCACAGTCGGCACTATGAGCTCTACCGGCGCTGCAAATTGGAGGAGATGGGCTTCCAGGACAGTGACGGTGACAGCCAGCCCTTCAG CCTACAGGAGACATATGAGGCCAAGAGGAAGGAGTTCCTGAGTGAgctgcagaggaaggaggaagagatgaggCAGATGTTCGTCAACAAAGTGAAGGAGACGGAGCTGGAgttgaaggagaaggaaagggag CTCCACGAGAAGTTTGAGCACCTGAAGCGGGTCCACCAGGAGGAGAAGCGCAAGGTGGAGGAAAAGCGCCGGGAACTGGAGGAGGAGACCAATGCCTTCAACCGCAGGAAGGATGCGGTGGAGGCCCTTCAGTCTCAGGCCTTGCACGCCACCTCGCAGCAGCCCCTGAGGAAGGACAAGGACAAGAAGAA
- the SEPTIN8 gene encoding septin-8 isoform X21, translating into MNTLFNTTFETEEASHHEECVRLRPQTYDLQESNVQLKLTIVDAVGFGDQINKDERPIVDYIDAQFENYLQEELKIRRSLFDYHDTRIHVCLYFITPTGHSLKSLDLVTMKKLDSKVNIIPIIAKADTISKSELHKFKIKIMGELVSNGVQIYQFPTDDEAVAEINAVMNAHLPFAVVGSTEEVKVGNKLVRARQYPWGVVQVENENHCDFVKLREMLIRVNMEDLREQTHSRHYELYRRCKLEEMGFQDSDGDSQPFSLQETYEAKRKEFLSELQRKEEEMRQMFVNKVKETELELKEKERELHEKFEHLKRVHQEEKRKVEEKRRELEEETNAFNRRKDAVEALQSQALHATSQQPLRKDKDKKKASGWSSIYSVTIP; encoded by the exons ATGAACACGCTCTTCAACACGACCTTCGAGACCGAGGAAGCCAGTCACCATGAGGAGTGTGTGCGCCTGCGGCCCCAGACCTACGACCTCCAAGAGAGCAATGTGCAGCTCAAGCTGACCATCGTGGATGCTGTGGGCTTCGGGGATCAGATCAATAAGGATGAGAG GCCTATAGTCGACTACATCGATGCGCAGTTTGAAAACTATCTGCAGGAGGAGCTGAAGATCCGCCGCTCACTCTTTGACTACCATGACACCAGGATCCACGTATGCCTCTACTTCATCACGCCCACAGGGCACTCCCTCAAGTCCCTAGATCTGGTGACCATGAAGAAGCTAGATAGCAAG GTGAACATCATTCCCATCATTGCCAAGGCTGACACCATCTCCAAGAGTGAGCTCCACAAGTTCAAGATCAAGATCATGGGCGAGCTAGTCAGCAATGGAGTCCAGATCTACCAGTTTCCCACTGATGATGAGGCTGTTGCAGAGATTAATGCAGTCATGAAT GCACACCTGCCCTTTGCCGTGGTGGGCAGCACCGAGGAGGTGAAGGTGGGGAACAAGCTGGTCCGAGCACGGCAGTACCCTTGGGGAGTGGTGCAGG TGGAGAATGAGAATCACTGCGACTTCGTCAAGCTCCGGGAGATGCTGATCCGGGTGAACATGGAGGACCTCCGTGAGCAGACCCACAGTCGGCACTATGAGCTCTACCGGCGCTGCAAATTGGAGGAGATGGGCTTCCAGGACAGTGACGGTGACAGCCAGCCCTTCAG CCTACAGGAGACATATGAGGCCAAGAGGAAGGAGTTCCTGAGTGAgctgcagaggaaggaggaagagatgaggCAGATGTTCGTCAACAAAGTGAAGGAGACGGAGCTGGAgttgaaggagaaggaaagggag CTCCACGAGAAGTTTGAGCACCTGAAGCGGGTCCACCAGGAGGAGAAGCGCAAGGTGGAGGAAAAGCGCCGGGAACTGGAGGAGGAGACCAATGCCTTCAACCGCAGGAAGGATGCGGTGGAGGCCCTTCAGTCTCAGGCCTTGCACGCCACCTCGCAGCAGCCCCTGAGGAAGGACAAGGACAAGAAGAA